From Humidesulfovibrio mexicanus:
GTGGCGCAGAAGGCGTCGTAGACCTTGAGCAGGTTGTCCTTGCTGACGCCGGTGACCTGGCTCACGAGGTCCAGGTTGTAGCGGTCGTAATGCGCCTTGAGCACATTGATGACGCAACGGGGATGGGCCAGGGTCTTGTCGCGCTTGACCATGCCGTCTGGACCTTTCTCAAAGGCCCACTGGCTCTTGTCATACTTCTTCTTGGCCGCGTCGAAGCCCGAGAACAGGCCGTCCTTGAAGGAGAACTTCTCTCCGACCAGGAAGCTCGCGTTGGTGTAGTTGAGCACATAGTCGGTGAAATACAATTTCTTCTCAAGGATGTACTTCACCATGCCGCCCAAAAAGGCGATGTCCGTGCCGCTTCTGAGGGGCACGTGGAAGTTGCTGCGGGCGGAAGTGCGCGAGAACTTGGGGTCCACGTGGATGACCACGGCGCCCTGTTCCTTGGCCTTCAGCACCCAGCGGAAGGAGATGGGATGGTGTTCGGCAGCGTTGCTGCCCATGATGAGCACCGCATCGGCGTTCGCGATGTCGGTGTAATGCTGAGTCATAGCGCCGCGTCCAACCGACTCTGCCAGAGCCGGCACAGTGGGGCTGTGTCAGATACGGGCCTGGTGGTCCATGTGGACGATGCCCAGGCTTCTCATGAATTGGTGGGTGACGGCGCATTCCTCGTTGCTCATCTGCGAAGTGCCCAGGGAGAAGATGCTCTCCACGCGGTTCACCTCGGCACCAGCCGCGTTCTTCAGCACAAAGTCCTTGTCGCGCTGGGCCTTGACCTTGCGAGCGATGCGGTCAAGCATCCAGTCCCAGTCCTTCTCCACCCACTTGGTGGAGCCAGGGGCGCGGTACAGGGGCTTGGTGAGACGCTCCGGGCTGTTGTGCAGGCTCTTCAGGGCCGCGCCCTTGGAGCACAGTCCGCCCGCGCTGATGGGGTAGTCGGGGTCGCCCTCGACGTTGATGATCTTGCCGTCTTTGACGTGCACCAGGGTATTGCACCCGCAGGAGCAGAACGGGCAGATGGAGATGACCTCCTTGGCGCCCTCGATCTTGAGCCCCGCGGCGTATGCCTGCGTGGGGCCAAGGTCGATCCCCAGCTTCGACAGCCCGAGACAGGCGGTGCCCGCCCCGAGCAGCTTGATGAATCCTCGACGTGATACGCTCATGCCTCCTCCTTGTGTCAGCCGACCTGCCGAACGCCGGGCTGGCGCGGCCATGGCCGTTTTTAGGCACTAGTATGCCAATTCTGGCATAGGCATAGCGTGAGGGGCAAATTCAGGTCAACGGCGTTCATGTGTTTGAATAAACACACGCCCTTCAACCGGGAGGGAGGCTGCGCGTTCGCGCACCATGAAGCGACGACACGGGAAAGGGAAAAGATCGGCCGCGCTCTCCAGCGCGTGGCGCTCCACCTCGGCGAACCAACGGCGATAGCTTTCGGCCAGGGCGCGGCCGCTCGCGGTAAGGCGGCAGCCACTCTTGTTGCCCCCAAGCTTCTCCACCAGGGGCGCCCCCAGCGCTTCCTCCGAAGCCTTGAGTTTGCCCCAGGCGGCCCGATAGCTCATGCCCAGCTCTTCTGCCGCGGCCTTGATGGAGCCGCAGCTTTCCACGCGCTCCAAAAGCTGCAAGCGGCCCATGCCGAAAAGCGTTCCTTCCGCCCCCTCAAGCCACAGGTGCAGGCGGATGACCGCCTGTGATGGACGATGTGCATCCATCGAACAGTCGGCAAGATCCAGGTGGCTGTCATCCTTGGATTCTTGACGCTGGCACATGCCTGCTCCTCTCGCCACCGGGGCGCCTTATTCTGTCAAAATAGACAGAACAGGTTATGCGGATTCACGCGAAAAAAGTCGAATTGCGTGAACTGGTACGAGATTTGGCACCAAGACAGTTTGAGCCCCACAACGTGGCCGCTGCGGCCCTGGTCATGGCACCGCTGGAGGCACCCGCCGGATGGGGATCGCGGAGCGCACGAGAAGAGGGCCATGCTTCCGGGCGGCAGGCTGGTGAGAAGGGGCGGAGAACACCGTTGGAGCCGTCCGCCCCCGGTCGTGCGTTCTCAAAGCCCGGGAAGAGGAGCCCGAATGGAATACGCCCCGACCAGCTCCGCATTGCGCGCGGGCCCTCTGCCCTGCTTTCAGCACGCGCAACGCGGGGGGGGGTAAGGCGCTACTCCTTCACGGGCAGCACGTGGATGGCCTTGATGAACAGCTGCACCTCGTCGCCGGGCTTGAGGCCCAGGTCGTCCACGGATTCGGTGGTGAGCACCGAGGCCATCTCGCCCGGGTCGATGACCTGGAACTTCACCAGCGCCATGACGTCGCCCTTCTTCACGCTGGTCACCTTGGCCGTAAGCTTGTTGCGCGCGCCGTACTTCATCGCCGTCTCCTCCGTGATTCTGCGTTGCCCCGCCATGCCGCGCGGGCGGGTGACACCCCAGCCACAAACCTCAGAACAATTCGTCCATGAGGCGTGAAAACCCTTCAGGGTCGGTGAGCAATTCCCGGTCAACGGCCTCCAGCGCCGAGCCTTCGCACAGCACGAACACGTTGCGCGCCAGCCGCCGGGCCTGGTTCAGCCCATGGGAGACCACCAGCAGCGTGTAGCGCGAAGCGAGCTCCAGGAGCAGTTCCTCGATGCCCCGCGCGGCCTGGTAGTCCAGCGAGGCCGTGGGCTCGTCCAGCAAGAGCACCTCCGGCCGCGCCGCCAGCGCGCGGGCCAGGCACAGGCGCTGCTGCTGTCCGCCAGAGAGCGAGGCCGCCGGAGCCTCCAGCCGGTCCTTCACCTCGCCCCACAGCCCGGCTTCCCTGAGCGACGCCTCCATGCGCGCGGCGATCTCCGCTTTGCCCAGCCCGTGGGCCAGGGCCAGCGGCAGGGCGATGTTTTCCGCGATGCCGGCGGGCAGCGGGTTGGGCGTCTGGAAGACCATGCCCACGCGGGTGCGCAGGGTCTCGGGCCGCATGTCCGGGCCGTAGGCGTCCTGCATGGCCCCGGTCAGGCGGATGCGCACCGAGCCGGTGGTCTCGCAGCCCGGCAGGCATTCGTTCAACCGGTTGATGGCGCGCAGGAGCGTGGTCTTGCCCGAGCCCGAGCGGCCCAGCAGCACCGTGGGGCCGCCCTGGGACACGTCCAGGTTCAGGCCGCGCAGCACGGGGCGTCCGCCGAAGGAGACGTTCAGGTCGCGTATCTCGATGGCCGTCATGTGCCGGGCCTCCAGGCCTCATTTGTCGTACCGCCCAGCCTGCGCGCCAGGGCGAAAAGCGCCAGGGTGAGGGCGAGCAGCGTCAGCGCCGCGCCAAAGGCCAGATCCAGCTCCTGCGGGGTCTGGTGCTCGGCGGCCAGGTAATAGATGGTGAAGGGCAGGGCCTCGAACTTGTCCGTAAGCGCGCCCGGCCTGCCAGCACCCACCACCACACCGGTGAGCAGGATCACGGCGGTGTCCTCGGCCGCACGTCCAAGGGCCAGCACCACCCCGCCCAGGATGCCCTGCCTTGCTGCGGGCAACAGCACCCGCTTCACCGCCTGCCAGCGCGAAAGCCCAAGCGCGGCGCAGGTCAGGCGCAGTTCCTGCGGCAACCCGGCCAGGGCGGCGCGGGTGGCGCTCACCAGATAGGGCAACACGAGCAGGGCCAGGCACAGGGCCGAGAGCAGCAGGCAGGTGTTGGCGCTGGGCCAGAAGGTGCGCCGCAGGAGCAAAATCAGCGCGAAGCCGAACAGCCCCATGAGGATGGACGGCACGCCCGCCAACAGGTCCACGCAGAAGGAGGCCAGGCGCGCGGCGCGGCCTGTGGCGAACTCCGCCAGGTGGATGCCCCCGGCCAGGCCAACGGGAACGGCGAAGAGCGCGGCCAGCCCCACCAGCCAGAGGGTGCCCAGGCAGGCTGGCCAGAGCCCGTCGAACACCGGCGCGCCGCGCACAAGCGCGTCCAGGGGCGACGTGTCGCCGAAAAAGAGCACCAGGCTTACGACGGGCAGGCCGCGCAGGAACAGAAAGCCGAGCAGCGCCGCCAGCGCCGCCGGAACAAGGATGGCCGAGGTCCAGGAGAGCCCAGTGGCCAAGGTCTCCAGGCCGGGGAGGGGCCGACCGAGATATGCGAAAAAGGCGGTCTGGCCCGGCCTCCGGCTCAAGCCCCGCAGGCCGAGGTTCACGGCCAGGCTCATGCCAAAAAGCGCGAGCCCGCAGGCGAAGAGCGAGCCATAGGCCTCGCTCTGGCTGTCCGTGGCCAGCACGAGCCCGATGTGCGCCGTGAGCGCCCGCAGGGAGTCCAGGGGCGAATGCGGCACCTGGGCTGCGTTGCCGGAAAGCATGAGGGCGATGAGCGTGTCGCCGATGGCCCGGCCAAATCCCAAGGCTGCCGCCGCCTTTAGTCCGTGGCCGCACTGGGGCAGCGCTAGGCGCACCAGGGTCTGGGCCGGGGTGAGCCCCAGCGCCGCCGCCGTGAGGCGCAGGCCGGGGACGAGGAGTCTGAGCTGGCCGTCCAGCACCAGCGTCACCGTGGGCAGCACGAGCAAGGCCAGCACCAGCATGGCCGCCAGCCAGGAGAAACCGCTGGTGCCCGTGAAACACGAGCGCAACAGCGGCACCAGCAGGAACACCGAGGCCAGGCCATAGACCACCGTGGGGACGCCGCTCATCAGCCGTACCAGGGCCAGGAGGGGGGGCGAGATCCTGGCCGGGCCGAGTCCGTGGGCGAACAGCGCCAGCCCCAGGCCAAGCGGCCAGGCCAGGAGCATGGCCGAAGACGCCAGCAACAGCGACCCCACGGCCATTGGCAGGATGCCGAAGCGGTCCGAGGTGGGCTGCCAGGTCCAGGAAAGCACTGCCGCAAGCTGGCCGGGCTGAAGCAGGGGCAGGCTGAACCAGACCAGGAAGCCCAGGATGCCCGCCACGCACAGCACGCTTGCGCCCGCCGCGCCGGAGAGCAGGACCAACATGCCCCGCTCCCCGGCAGGCCGGAGGATTCCGCGCGCTCTGATCGCGTCGGCCATGCTACTTGGTGGGGATGTATCCGTCGGAGGCGGTGATGGCCGCGCCCTCCGGCCCCTGGATGTAGCTGATGAAGCTGGCCACGACGCCTGTGGGCTCGCCCTTGGTGTTCATGTACAGCTTTCGGGTCACGGGGTACTTGCCGCTCTTGGCGTTGTCCTGGGTCGGGGCCACGCCGTCCAGCGTGGGAGCCTTGATGGTGGCGTCGATGTGGCCGATGGAGACGTAGCCGATGCCGTCGGCGTCTCCCGCCAGCGCGGTCTTCATGGCTCCGTTGGAGGCCACCACGTTGGCTGAGGGCGCGATCTGGCCCTTTTTGAGCATGATCTCCCAGAACACCTCGCGGGTGCCGCTGGCCTCGTCGCGGGTGTAGAGGTGGATGGCCGCGTCGCGCCCGCCGAGTTGCTTCCAGTTGGCGATCTTGCCCGCGAAGATGTCCCGCACTTGGCTGTGGGTCAGCGCGCTCACCGGGTTCTTGGGGTGCACCACTGCGGCCACGCCGTCGATGGCGAAGGCGTAGGATTTGAGCCCGTACTTGGCCACCTCGGCCTCGGTGAGGGCGCGGCCGGTGTTGCCGATGTCCACCAGGCCCTCGCCCACCTTCTGCACGCCCACGCCGGAGCCGCCGCCAGCAACGGTGATGCGGACGCCGGGAGCCTTCTGCATGATGCGCTTGGCCGCCTCCTTCATCACCGGGATGTGCGCCGTGCCACCGGCGATGTCGATCTTGCCGGATTTTCCGGCAAAGGCGTCGAGATCACCCGCCTGGGCGGGCGCGGCGGCGAGCAGCAGGGCCAGGGACAAAAGCGTCGGCAGCAGGGTCTTGCGCATGGGATGGACCTCCTGAAGTGTGCGGTGTTCGGGCGCCGCGCGCAGGGGCCGCCGCCAACGCCAAAGCAAATACGACGAATTGAACATTTCTATGTCAATCTTTCGTATCGCGCAACTCCGCCAGGGGAATTTCAGCCCCTGGCACAGGAGGTCAAAAAACCCTGCCGTGCCTGCCGATGTTTCTCGCGGTCACGCCGCGAGCAGGTTTTGCCGTCAGGTGTCCGGCTGGTCAAAGCCAGCCACGGGGAAGGGAAAGATGGAGTTGGCCTGCGACAGGGCGCAGCGCTCCACGGCCATGAACCAGGCCTGGAACATGTCGGCCAGTTCCTCGCCCTCGCGCGTCAGGCGCAGGCCTTCGCGTTTGGCGCCGCGCTGCTCCACAAGCTTGACGCCGAGGGCCTGCTCGCTCTGCTGGATCTTGCCCCAGGCGGCGCGATAGCTCATGCCCATGTTTTGGGCGGCCTTCTTGATGGATCCGTAGTGCTGGATGTTGAAGAGCAGTTGGGCGCGGCCGATGCCGAAGAACAGCTCGCCGTGGCTCTCCAGCCAAATGTGCAGACGGACGATGGGACGCTCGGAGCTTGTCTTTAGCGGTTCAAGGGGGATCTGCCCGTCGAACCCGTCCGGACCGGACGGGAGAGGGTGTGTGGTCATGCGTCAGTCCTCCTGCCCCCTCGGACCGGCTCCGGCCAACGGTCGTCCAATCCGAGGCTTGGCACCGGATGTGACGGTGCGTTCATGCTCTACTCCTTTGGTTGCTTGTGGGTCATGCCCAGCCAACAGGTCGTAGTTCTCATTGTACGCGTTTCATATTTCCGGCCACAAGCATATGCAACATCGGCGCACATATTCAAGATTTGGCACTTCGCCAACCGTCTGAAATCATGGTGGAGAGGTGTCGTGGACATATGTGTTTCATAAAACACTTTTAAATGATTGAATAAATATTGCCGAATCCCGATGCCGTGGCATGATTGCCAGAATCGGCACACGAAACGGCGGCCGCACCGCGCCGCCGGGACTGACAACACAAGGAGGAGGCATGAGCGTATCACGTCGAGGATTCATCAAACTGCTCGGCGCCGGAACGGCGGCCCTGGGGCTGTCGCGGCTGGGCATCGACCTTTCGCCCACCCAGGCCTACGCCGCGGGGCTCAAGATCGAAGGGGCCAAGGAGTCCATCTCCATCTGCCCGTTCTGTTCCTGCTGCTGCAACGTGCTGGTGCACGCCAAGGACGGCAAGATCATCAACGTGGAGGGCGATCCGGACTATCCCGTGAGCGGCGGCGGCCTGTGCGCCAAGGGCGCGTCCTTGAAGAGCCTGCACAACAGCCCCGAGCGGCTCACCAAGCCCCTGTACCGCGCCCCCGGCGCCACCAAATGGGTGGAGAAGGACTGGGACTGGATGATGGAGCGCATCGCCAAACGCATCAAGAACCAGCGCGACCGCGACTTCAAAGCCAAAAACGCGTCCGGCGCCGTGGTCAACCGGCTGGAGAGCGTGTTCCACCTGGGCTCCTCCCAGGTTTCCAACGAAGAGGCCGCCGTGCTGCACCAGATGATCCGCGCCTTCGGCATCGTGCACTTCGACCACCAGGCGCGCATCTGCCACAGCCCGTCTGTCCCGGCCCTGGCCGAGTGCTTCGGCCGCGGGGCCATGACCAACCACTACTCCGACCTGGGCAATTCCGACGCCGTGCTCATCATGGGCAGCAACTGCGCGGAGCACCACCCCATGACCTTCCGCTGGATCAACATGGCCAAGGAGAAGGGCGCGGTTGTGGTCCACGTGGACCCCAAGTTCTCGCGCACCTCGGCCCGCAGCAGCTACCACGTGCCCATCCGCTCCGGCACGGACATCGCCATGCTGGGCGGCATGATCAAGTACATCCTGGACAACAAGAAGTACTTTGAAGAGTTCGTGGTGAACTACACCAACGCCAGCTTTCTGGTGGGCGAGAAGTACTCCTTCAAGGACGGCATGTTCGCCGGGTTCGACGCGGCCAAGGGCACGTACGACAAGGGCGCCTGGGCCTTCGAGAAGGACGAGAAGGGGCTGGTGAAACGCGACAGGACGCTCAAACACCCCCGCTGCGTCATCAACGTCATGCGCGAGCACTACAGCCGTTACGACCTGGACAAGGTGTCCTCGGTCACCGGCGTATCCAAGGCGGACCTGTTGCGCGTGTATGAAGATTTCAGCGCCACGGGCAAGCCGAACAAGGCGGGAGCCTTTGTCTACGCACTGGGCTGGACCCAGCACAGCGTGGGCGTGCAGAACATCCGCGCTTCCGGGCTCATCCAGCAGCTCTTGGGCAACGTGGGCGTGGCTGGCGGCGGCATTGCGGCCCTGCGCGGCGAGCCCAACGTGCAGGGCACCACGGACCACGCCCTGCTCTATGGCTATCTGCCCGGCTACCACAGCACGCCCACCGCGAAGTACCAGAGCCTGGGCGAGTATCTGAAAGCCTACACGCCCAAGAGCGCGGACCCCATGAGCGTGAACTGGTGGCAGAACAGGCCCAAGTACGTGGTCAGCCTGCTCAAGAGCTGGTACGGCGACAACGCCACCAAGGACAACGACTTCGGCTACTCCTGGGTGCCCAAGATGGATCCGGGCGAGGACTACTCGCACCTGTACATCTTCGACCGCATGTACAAGGACCAGATCAAAGGCGGCCTGTGCTTCGGCCACAACCCCTGCCAGAGCGTTCCCAACTCCAACAAGGTGCGCAAGGCCTGGGACAAGCTCGACTGGCTGGTCATCGGCGAGGTGTTCCACAACGAGACCACGGACAACTGGCGTCGGCCCGGCGTGGACCCCAAGAAGATCAAGACCGAGGTGTTCCTGCTGCCCAGCGCCTACCGCGCGGAAAAGGCCGGCACCATCTCCAATTCCGGTCGCTGGCACATGTGGCACTACAAGTGCGCCGAGCCCCTGGGCAAGAGCCGCAACATGGGCGAGATGTTCGTGGAGATCATGAACCGCGTGCGCGACCTGTACCTGAAGGACGGCGGCGCGTTCCCCGAGCCCATCACCAAGGCCGACTACCCCAAGACCTTTGACGCCGAGGCCGTGGCCAAGCGCATCAACGGCGTCTTCACCCGCGAGACCACGGTGGGCGGCAAGACCTACCAGCGTGGGCAGTGTGTTCCGGGCTTCCCCAACCTAAAGGACGACGGCAGCACCACCAGCATGAACTGGCTCTACTGCGGCGGCTTCACCGAAGAGGCTGGCAACCTGGCCAAGCGGCGCGACCTGGCCCAGACGCCCATGCAGGCAAAAATCCACCTGTTCCCCAAGTTCGCCTGGGCCTGGCCCATGGACCGGCGCATTCTGTACAACCGCGCCAGCGTGGACGTGAACGGCAAGCCCTACAACCCGGACAAGGCCGTCATCGAGTGGAAGGACGGCAAGTGGGTGGGCGACGTGCCCGATGGCGGACAGCCTCCCATGGCCATGAAGGACGGCGTGTACCCCTTCATCATGCACACGGAAGGCCATTCCCAGCTCTTCGGTCCCGGCCGCGAGGACGGCCCCTTCCCCGAGCACTACGAACCCGCCGAGACCCCGCTCACGGTGAACCCCTTCTCGGCGCAGATGCACAACCCGGTGATGAAGGTCATCAAGAGCGACATGGACAAGCTGGCCGAGCACGGCGACCCGCGCTTCCCCATCGTGCTCACCACGTACAGCCTCACCGAGCACTGGTGCTCCGGATCGGAGACGCGCAACGGCCCGGCCCTGCTTGAGGCCGAGCCCCAGCAGTACATCGAGATGAGCCATGAACTGGCCAAGGAAAAGGGCGTCAAAAACGGCGACGTGGTCATCGTGGAGAGCCTGCGCGGCAAGACCCAGGCCGTGGCCATGGTCACGGTGCGCGTCAAGCCCTTCACCATCATGGGCAAGACCACGCACCTGGTGGGGATGCCCTTCTGCTTCGGCTGGACCAAGCCAAAGTGCGGCGACACCACCAACCGCGTCACCGTGTCCATCGGCGATCCCAACACCAGCATTCCGGAATACAAGGCCTGCCTGGTGAACGTGTACAAGGCGACCAAGGTCACCGAGCTGTAGGCGCAAACGACAAGGAGCGACGACATGCCAAAGGCATTTTTCATCGACACCACGAAATGCACAGCCTGCCGGGGTTGCCAGGTGGGCTGCAAGGAGTGGAAGGACTTCCCCGCCGTGCCCACCAAGCAGCGCGGCACCCATCAGAATCCGCCAGACCTGACGCACTTCAACTTCAAGCTGGTGCGCTTCGCCGAACACATGGACGCAAAGGGCACGGTGACCTGGAACTTCTTCCCGGACCAGTGCCGCCACTGCCTGGACGCCCCGTGCAAGTCCGGCGCGAGCCTGCCGGATTCCATCATCATCGACAAGGACACCGGGGCGGTCATCTACACCGAGAAAACGGCCAAGGAGGACTTCGAGACCATCCGCGGCTCCTGCCCCTACGACATCCCGCGCCTGAACCCCAAGACCAAGCGCATCGTCAAGTGCGACATGTGCATCGACCGGGTGAAGAAGAACATGCTGCCCATGTGCGTGAAAAGTTGCGCCATGGGGGCCATGCACTTCGGCGAGCGGAGCGAGATCCTGGCCAAGGCGGCCAAGCGGCTCGCCGCCGTGCAGCGGGAGTTCCCCAAGGCGCAACTGTGCGACATGGATTCCGTCAGCGTGATCTACCTGATCGCCGACGAACCGGCCAAGTATCACAAGTTCGCCGTCGCCGACGCGGCAGGCGCTCCGGGCATGACCAGGCAGGAGTTCTTCGCCGGCATGTTCGAGCCCCTGCGCCGCGCGGCCAAGCAGATCCAGGGCTGATACCCCTCCATCCACGCGGGGCCGTCCGGTTTCTCCAGAGCCGGGCGGCCCCGCCCCTTTGCCCGCATAGCCGCAAGGAGCAGCAACGCACATGGAAACCATCGAAGTCACCCTGGCCCGCGAACTTGGGATGAATCCCGCCCTTGAGCCTTTGGCCGCCGCTTTCGGACCGCTGCTCATCTCCCGGGACCTGCGCCGCCAAGCCGCCCCAGGCTGGCGGGGCACCCCCCCGGAGCTGGAGCCGGAAGCCTTTTCCTCAGGACGCCCGCTGCTGCCGGAGGGCGGCTTCCAGCGCCCTGATGCGGACCTTTGCTCGGCGTTGAAGGACCTTGTCCCGCTGCTGCGCGCCAGCCTGCCGGGCCTGGACAGGGAGCTTGCCGCGCTGGAGGACGCAGTGGCACTGGGGAGCCTCACGCCGGAAGTCCTGTGGGCTGCGGCCTTCGGGCGCGATGCCAGCGTCGCGGGCATCGCGCCGGAGTTGCTGTCCTTTGTGGCCGCCGAGACGGTGCGCCCCTTTCTGGAGCGCCAGGCCGAGGACCTGGCGGCGCTCATCAGCGGGCTGCCCTGGCAGGGAAACGTGTGCCCGCTGTGCGGCGGCGCGCCGCACATGAGCGTGCTGCGCAAGCCCGAAGGGAACGAGGCCTTCATCACCGCCCATGGCGGCAAGCGCTTCCTGCGTTGTTCCTGCTGCGCCACGGAGTGGGCGCACAAACGCGTGTCCTGCCCGTCCTGCGGCTGCGAGGAGCCAGACGAATTGGTGGTCCTGCGCGACCCGGAGCGCCCCTTCGAGCGCGCGGACTGCTGCACCCGCTGCAAAGGCTTCCTCCTCTGCCTGGACAGCGCGGAACTCGTGGCCGTGCCGCATCCGGACGCCGCGGCGCTGGTCATGGCGCCGCTGGAGGCCAGGGCCATTGCGCGGAAATTCCGCCCGCTGGCCGGGCACATCTGGAGCGGGCTCATGGCGTGAACGGCGCCCCCCGCTTCGACCGGACGCCTCGGTACACCGAAGGCAGAGGCCTGCAAGGGCATCCACAAAAAACATGCGGGGGGAACGGCGCTCATGGCCCTCCCCCCCCTTTTTGGGTTGTGCGGATTATCGCCCGGCTCCCCTCCCCGCGGGTCTTGGCAGGAGCTCTTTCCCTCCGCTTTGCGCGAGCCACACCAATACCGCTGGCTGCACCAGAGCCAGCACGATGGAAAGCCCCGCCACCGTGGTCATCCCGACCAATGCGCCGCTGTCCGCCGTGGTGAGAATGGCCGAGGACAGCAGCGCGCCCAGCCCGTTGCCCAGATGCTGCACCGAGGCGGCAAGAGACATGAACGCCCCCCGTTCGTGCGGCTGCGGCAGCTTGGAGCCTTCCGCCGCCGCCGAGACGTCCCTCATGCAGACCAGGGCGGAGAACATGACGAACACCACCAGCAGGGAACTGATGCTCGGATGCATGAACCCGTCCGCAATGAAAAGCCCCAGAAGCGCGGTGGTCGCCAGGTTCAGGGGAATCGGCCCGACCTTGTCGTTGAGCCGTCCCGCGATCTGGACCGCGACCAGGCTGACGATTCCAGCCGCGAAGTACAGCGTGCCCAGCTGTTCTCTGGGAAAATCCCTGTTGAACTGGTAGAATGCGGAGATATTGGTAATGATGAGGAAGGAGGAAATCTTGGACGAGCCGAACATGGCCAGGGCCATGCAATGGGCCTTTTCGCGCAGCAGCGCCCCAAAGCGCCCCGCCGTCTTTGCGGCCCGGGCACGATGGCCGGTCATGGACGGCATGGTCGCCGCGATGACTGCGAAGACAAGGGCCCCCACGGCGGAAATGACGTAGAACGGGCAGGTCCACGATCCCAGCCGGGCCAGCTCCAGGCCGAAGGGCAGCGCCACGATGGCGGAAACGGAAAACGTTCCCATGACAATTGCCAGGGCG
This genomic window contains:
- a CDS encoding winged helix-turn-helix domain-containing protein is translated as MCQRQESKDDSHLDLADCSMDAHRPSQAVIRLHLWLEGAEGTLFGMGRLQLLERVESCGSIKAAAEELGMSYRAAWGKLKASEEALGAPLVEKLGGNKSGCRLTASGRALAESYRRWFAEVERHALESAADLFPFPCRRFMVRERAASLPVEGRVFIQTHERR
- a CDS encoding TOBE domain-containing protein; translation: MKYGARNKLTAKVTSVKKGDVMALVKFQVIDPGEMASVLTTESVDDLGLKPGDEVQLFIKAIHVLPVKE
- a CDS encoding phosphate ABC transporter ATP-binding protein; this encodes MTAIEIRDLNVSFGGRPVLRGLNLDVSQGGPTVLLGRSGSGKTTLLRAINRLNECLPGCETTGSVRIRLTGAMQDAYGPDMRPETLRTRVGMVFQTPNPLPAGIAENIALPLALAHGLGKAEIAARMEASLREAGLWGEVKDRLEAPAASLSGGQQQRLCLARALAARPEVLLLDEPTASLDYQAARGIEELLLELASRYTLLVVSHGLNQARRLARNVFVLCEGSALEAVDRELLTDPEGFSRLMDELF
- a CDS encoding phosphate ABC transporter permease, with the translated sequence MLVLLSGAAGASVLCVAGILGFLVWFSLPLLQPGQLAAVLSWTWQPTSDRFGILPMAVGSLLLASSAMLLAWPLGLGLALFAHGLGPARISPPLLALVRLMSGVPTVVYGLASVFLLVPLLRSCFTGTSGFSWLAAMLVLALLVLPTVTLVLDGQLRLLVPGLRLTAAALGLTPAQTLVRLALPQCGHGLKAAAALGFGRAIGDTLIALMLSGNAAQVPHSPLDSLRALTAHIGLVLATDSQSEAYGSLFACGLALFGMSLAVNLGLRGLSRRPGQTAFFAYLGRPLPGLETLATGLSWTSAILVPAALAALLGFLFLRGLPVVSLVLFFGDTSPLDALVRGAPVFDGLWPACLGTLWLVGLAALFAVPVGLAGGIHLAEFATGRAARLASFCVDLLAGVPSILMGLFGFALILLLRRTFWPSANTCLLLSALCLALLVLPYLVSATRAALAGLPQELRLTCAALGLSRWQAVKRVLLPAARQGILGGVVLALGRAAEDTAVILLTGVVVGAGRPGALTDKFEALPFTIYYLAAEHQTPQELDLAFGAALTLLALTLALFALARRLGGTTNEAWRPGT
- a CDS encoding phosphate ABC transporter substrate-binding protein; translation: MRKTLLPTLLSLALLLAAAPAQAGDLDAFAGKSGKIDIAGGTAHIPVMKEAAKRIMQKAPGVRITVAGGGSGVGVQKVGEGLVDIGNTGRALTEAEVAKYGLKSYAFAIDGVAAVVHPKNPVSALTHSQVRDIFAGKIANWKQLGGRDAAIHLYTRDEASGTREVFWEIMLKKGQIAPSANVVASNGAMKTALAGDADGIGYVSIGHIDATIKAPTLDGVAPTQDNAKSGKYPVTRKLYMNTKGEPTGVVASFISYIQGPEGAAITASDGYIPTK
- a CDS encoding winged helix-turn-helix domain-containing protein → MTTHPLPSGPDGFDGQIPLEPLKTSSERPIVRLHIWLESHGELFFGIGRAQLLFNIQHYGSIKKAAQNMGMSYRAAWGKIQQSEQALGVKLVEQRGAKREGLRLTREGEELADMFQAWFMAVERCALSQANSIFPFPVAGFDQPDT
- the fdnG gene encoding formate dehydrogenase-N subunit alpha gives rise to the protein MSVSRRGFIKLLGAGTAALGLSRLGIDLSPTQAYAAGLKIEGAKESISICPFCSCCCNVLVHAKDGKIINVEGDPDYPVSGGGLCAKGASLKSLHNSPERLTKPLYRAPGATKWVEKDWDWMMERIAKRIKNQRDRDFKAKNASGAVVNRLESVFHLGSSQVSNEEAAVLHQMIRAFGIVHFDHQARICHSPSVPALAECFGRGAMTNHYSDLGNSDAVLIMGSNCAEHHPMTFRWINMAKEKGAVVVHVDPKFSRTSARSSYHVPIRSGTDIAMLGGMIKYILDNKKYFEEFVVNYTNASFLVGEKYSFKDGMFAGFDAAKGTYDKGAWAFEKDEKGLVKRDRTLKHPRCVINVMREHYSRYDLDKVSSVTGVSKADLLRVYEDFSATGKPNKAGAFVYALGWTQHSVGVQNIRASGLIQQLLGNVGVAGGGIAALRGEPNVQGTTDHALLYGYLPGYHSTPTAKYQSLGEYLKAYTPKSADPMSVNWWQNRPKYVVSLLKSWYGDNATKDNDFGYSWVPKMDPGEDYSHLYIFDRMYKDQIKGGLCFGHNPCQSVPNSNKVRKAWDKLDWLVIGEVFHNETTDNWRRPGVDPKKIKTEVFLLPSAYRAEKAGTISNSGRWHMWHYKCAEPLGKSRNMGEMFVEIMNRVRDLYLKDGGAFPEPITKADYPKTFDAEAVAKRINGVFTRETTVGGKTYQRGQCVPGFPNLKDDGSTTSMNWLYCGGFTEEAGNLAKRRDLAQTPMQAKIHLFPKFAWAWPMDRRILYNRASVDVNGKPYNPDKAVIEWKDGKWVGDVPDGGQPPMAMKDGVYPFIMHTEGHSQLFGPGREDGPFPEHYEPAETPLTVNPFSAQMHNPVMKVIKSDMDKLAEHGDPRFPIVLTTYSLTEHWCSGSETRNGPALLEAEPQQYIEMSHELAKEKGVKNGDVVIVESLRGKTQAVAMVTVRVKPFTIMGKTTHLVGMPFCFGWTKPKCGDTTNRVTVSIGDPNTSIPEYKACLVNVYKATKVTEL
- a CDS encoding 4Fe-4S dicluster domain-containing protein — protein: MPKAFFIDTTKCTACRGCQVGCKEWKDFPAVPTKQRGTHQNPPDLTHFNFKLVRFAEHMDAKGTVTWNFFPDQCRHCLDAPCKSGASLPDSIIIDKDTGAVIYTEKTAKEDFETIRGSCPYDIPRLNPKTKRIVKCDMCIDRVKKNMLPMCVKSCAMGAMHFGERSEILAKAAKRLAAVQREFPKAQLCDMDSVSVIYLIADEPAKYHKFAVADAAGAPGMTRQEFFAGMFEPLRRAAKQIQG